Genomic window (Dyadobacter fanqingshengii):
CTGATCAGGTCAATGTGGACATTGGTAATGGGCCTTAACCGGCCGCGCATCATGAGAATATGTTTTTTATATAATGCTTCCGAAGGCTGCAATACACCGCCGTCGCTGCCGAACAATGCCGCATCCGTGAAACCATTCTTCACAAGTCTGAGACTCATCAACCGGTTGTCCACTTTCGCAAAATCCGGCCCGCTGAAACGAACCATATCAATTTCAATGCGATCTGTCGTCAGATCGTCCATTAACGACAGCAGGAGCGTTTCTGGTGATTTATAGTAGAAAAAACAGCCGTACATGAGGTTAACCCCGATAATTCCCAATGCCTGCTGTTGCAAAATGTTCTCATCATCCCGCATCCGCACGTGGATCACGACGTAATTCGTCGGGCCCATAGGTGAAAGCTGAAACTGCAATCCAATCCAGCCGTGGGATTCGTTGGTTTTCTGAAAATTGAGGGCAACAACTGTGTTGGCAAATGCAAAAAACTGACTCTCTTCACCCCGCTTTTCCGAAAGGCGTTTTTCAACCAGATTGTACTCGCGGTTGAGCATTTTCATCAGGCGGGATTCCACTACATATCTTCCGCCCTCTTCTGTTCCATATATTGCATCACTGAAAGTCATATCGTAAGCAGACATGGTCTTCGCTACTGTTCCTGACGCCCCGCCTGCCTTGAAAAAATAAGCGGCTGTTTCCTGACCTGCCCCTATCTCTGCAAAAGACCCATAAATCCTGCGATCCAGGTTGATCCTTAACGCTTTTTGTTTTGTACCAAGATTCTTTTCGTACATAACTGTATATTAGTAAAATGAAAAAGCAATATGTGTAAATATAAGAAAAATACAGTTAACAGTCGATTATGGCTGACTGACTTCAAGTAGTAAAAAGGAAAAGTTCTATAATTATTGTACCCGCCGACGGCTAATGTTAATTCATCGCTATGGATGCGCAAGCTACTTATTTGTTCACTTATGGCACCCTGATGCGGGGTTTTGATAATCCGTTCGCCGAACGCCTTCACAATAATTCAGTATTTGAAGGAACGGGGCATTTTCCTGGCATGCTTTATCTCATATCCTGGTATCCAGGGGCGATTTTTGATGCAAATGCTCTCTCAAACGTTCATGGGGAAATTTACAGGCTTTCGCCACAGGAAGCGCTGCTTATGGAGCTGGACGATTATGAAGATGTTTTTGAAGACGAAAACAGCAGTTTATATCTCCGCAAAACTGTGGCGATCACCAAAGAAAACGGCGGGACGGTCGATTGCTGGGTGTACCTCTACAACCAGCCCGTTTCCGGACTGCCATTAATTGAAGAAGGCTGTTTCAAGCGCTGGGGTTGAGGCGCTGGCCTATGATCCGAAGACCGTCCAGTGTTAAATTACTGTCAATTTCAACGAATTCATCCTGCAATGTCTCAATAATGGACGAAAGGCCGCCCGTGGCAACGGCAATGCATTCGCCGCCCATTTCCTGTCTGATCCTTTGCAAAAGCGATTTGACAAGCCCTTCATATCCTAATAATATACCCGCTTGGATCGCTTCTGTCGTATTTTTCCCAATGGCTGTTTTGGGTAAAACCAGCGGCACTTCCGGTAATTGGGCCGTGTTCGCGAAAAGCGCTTTAACTGCCGTCATAAGGCCTGGAAGGATTGCCACACCTAATATTTTCCTGTCTTTTGAAACCGTTGTGAATGTTAATGCTGTTCCAAAATCCACCACTACGCAATTTTCCCGGTAACGCGTCATCACGGCAACGGAATTGGCGATCAGGTCCGCGCCGATCTCGTGCGGATGTTCAATGGCAATGGAAAGATCCGGGTAAATGTCCGGACCAACGACGATGATCTCATCGCCGAACATGGAGCGCAGCACTTTTTGAATAATGGGCGTCATCGCCGGAACTACGCTGCTCAGCACCACCGTATCCACATCGCCAAACCATAGTCCGGCTTCCAGAAAATGCAGCCGGAGCCTGGATTCGTAATGCGATTCGTTTTCCTGAGGCAGCGAACGCATGCGCCAGATATATTCCCAGTCATCCGAATGGTAAAGCCCAAAAACAGTGTCGGTGTTACCAACATCAACGGCTAAAAGCATAGCAAAGAATTTACAATTGCCGACAAATTAAAGGCATTAATCTATAATTTTAGCAAAAAATATACGCAATGCCTCCGGGCCGTTTTTCTTTCTATCGAAATATCCGTTACCCAAAGTTATATGCACCGCTTCTATCGTTATTGGTTTGGTTTACTTGCCGCTTTTCTGTTTTGCAATTCATTCAAATCCCACGCCCAGCCTGTTCCCGAATGGCAGGATCCGCAGGTTTTTAACATTAACACAGAAAAACCGCGTGCCGATTTCCTTCCATATCCTGATGAAAAAAGCGCCTTATCAGCAGACAAAAAAGCATCCTCAGTACGCTCGCTGAACGGAACCTGGAAATTCAAATGGGCGTCGCATCCTTCCAAAGCCATTCCCAATTTTTTTGACCCTAATGTGCAGGACGCGAGCTGGGATAACATTCCCGTTCCCTCCAACTGGCAGGTGATCGGAGCGCGCGAAGGCCGCAAATATGACCATCCGGTTTTTACCAACAGCAACCCTTCCTTCAAAGCAACGCCACCGCGTATTAATGCGGATACCAATGCTGTGGGCATGTACAGGACCACATTTACGGTTTCGGAAGATGTGAAGAGTAAGCAGATATTTTTGCACTTCGCCGGTGTACAATCCGCTTGCTATGTGTGGTTGAATGGCGTCGCAATCGGTTATCACGAGGACGGCATGACGCCTTTTGAATTTGACATTACTGAGGATGTGAAGTCGGGATTGAACCATTTGGCTGTGCAGGTCATCAGCTGGTCCGACGGCAGCCATCTCGAAAACCAGAATCATTGGCGTTTATCCGGGATTTTCAGGGATGTAAATTTGCTAGTGCGCCCCAAAGTTATCCTTACCGACTTCACAGTTAGGACGCTACTGGATGCGAATCAGGAACATGCGACATTGAAACTCAGCGCTTTTGTAAAAAACTATACGGAGCAGGCCATTCATGCGCACCAGATTTTATTCACGTTATATGATGCCAACAAATCCGTTGTGGTTACGCCCGTGAGCCAAATGGTGGGCACGCTTGATCCGGCGAAAGAAGGCGCCGTGCGTGTAGATATTCCAATCCCAAATCCCGTAAAATGGACCGCAGAAACGCCCTATCTGTACACATTATCGGTCCAGCTGATGAATTCGGATGGAAAAGTACTTGAAGCCACAAGCCAGCCGGTTGGTTTCAGGGAGATTAAAATGAAAGGCGATCAATTGTTGGTGAATGGAAAAGCGGTTACGCTCAGGGGTGTTAACAGACATGAATTTGACGCTGAAACAGGCCAGGCAATCAGCCGCGAATCGATGATTAAGGACATTTCATTAATGAAACAGCACAACATCAATGCTGTCAGGACATCACATTATCCCAACGCTTCCGAATGGTATGAACTCTGCGACCAATATGGCCTTTATGTGATCGACGAAGCCAACATTGAAAGCCAGAACCCTGTGGGCCAAAACATTGCCCTGGCCGATATGCCGCAGTGGCGCTCTGCGTTTCTGGCGCGGGGCAATGCGATGATCGAGCGGGACAAAAACCATCCTTCGGTCATCATCTGGTCATTAGGCAATGAATTGAAAACAGGCAAGAATTTCGCGGATATGGCCGATTACATTAATCTCGCCGATCCTACGCGTCCCATAAACAAGCACCCAACAATACAGGCCGGTTTTGGATTGAACTGGGCGGATCAGGGATTAAAGCTCAAAAAGCCCGATGGGACGTCATATTGGGAGTTTTTTAACGATTCTGAAAATGCTCGTGCAGTCGGCCTCGTAAATCCGGATCGCATGCCGAAGCCGGAGCTGAATGAGATAAAGAAAGTCTATCAGTTTGTAAAATTTGAATCTCCTGACACGATGCGCGCAGGTGAAAAGACGGTTAGCATCCTGAATAATTACGATTTCCTGCCATTGAATGTCTTGGAACTGGTTTGGTCGGTTCAGGAAAACGGTAAGGTTATTGGAAAGCCCGGGGTGATCAGCAACCTCAATGCAGCGTCCAGGCAGCGGCAACAAGTTTCCATCCCATATGAATTACCGGCAACGCAAAAACAGGGTGCTGAATATTTCCTGAACATTAGCATACGCCTGAAAGACGGGACAACCTGGGCGCCGAAAGGCCACGAAGTCGCCTGGCATCAGATTGCGATTGTTAAACCACAACAGCCAGCGCCAGTTCTTAGTCTTTACAATGAAAAGCCGCTTCGGGTTGCACAGATCAGCGCAGGCCGCGTTGCCATTACCGGGCAGGATTTTGCTGTGACTTTTGATAAAAAAGAGGGAATGATCTCTTTTAAAAACAAGCGGGACGAAATGCTGCAAACCTCTTCTGACACTCTGGAAACGACAAATTCAGAGATAAAAACGCAGCGATTGACACCAACTGTTTACAAGGTAACTATCAATAAGATACTCCGAAGCAATGCTGCTGAAGTAGCGGTCACTTCGGAATACATTGTTTATGCAACTGGGGATATCTATATCAAAAATACTTTCAGCCCGGCCAACTCGGGGCATTCGATTATGAAATCAAGCCCGCATTTGAGTATGCTGGCTACGTTTAATAAAACACAATGGTATGGAAGCGATTCATACACCAGCCAGAATGCGAATGGAAAAATCGGGCTATACAGTGGAACGGTCGCTGGAACACATTTTACCAATATAATGCCGTTGGCGAACGGGAAAAGTACAAATGTGCGCTGGACCACCATTACCAACCCGGAAGGGATTGGTTTGTTAGCAGTCAGTGACACAGCTTATAATGTTAACGTCCCTGACTATACGAAAAAGGATCAATCCGCTGCGGGCCAGGATCGAAAGACACTGGCAGGCGAGACAACTTTCAGCTATGCTTTCCGCCTCAAACCGATTGACAACACTTCCAACATTGAACAGATTTCTGCTTACACATTGCCTTATTCCGGGCAGGAATCAGGTTCGACGCTTGCTGCGGGCATTGGGGATGATCCTGATGCAGTTGAAGCAGATTTGGTGGAAGAAGAAACTGTGGCGCCGGTTAAGAAGCCTGTTAAAAAAGCGGTTGTGAGAAAAGCGCCGGTGCGGAAGAAGCCTGCTTCCAGAAAGAAGTCGTCCCGTCGGAGGCGGAGGTAAAACTTTCCAGGTTTTGGCTAAAATTTTTACTTCGGCGCCAGCACATACTGCGCTTTTACACTGATAACCTGCGCTATTTTGACAAAAACAACCTTCGGCACTTCAATTTTGTGATCGGTCAACGGCACTTCAAAATCAGAACTGATCGTGATTTTTCCAGCTTCAATCTTCATTTTCCCTTTGATAGTCCGCTCTTTGGTAACACCGTGCACCGTAAATTTCCCTGTTGCAGAAACATCATATTGCCCGTCTTTCGTGTAATCAGGCGCATTATCAACTTTCCCGCTGAATGTTGCGTTGGGATATTTAGCCGATTCAATATAGTTTTCGTTAAAATGCTCCTGCATCAGTTTATTTGGAAAAACAAACTCCCGCATGTTCATTCGGACGGCTAATTCATTATTGGCCGTGTTTAAAATAACCTGACTTTTCTTATTCTCCGCATTCACATTTTCCAAAGGTGTTTCGGAAGAGAATTTCGTATTTCCGGTGGAGGTTGCAAACATTCCTTGCGCCAAAACCGGCTGGAAAGGCAAAGCAGAGGTGATCATGGTTACGAAAACCATGGCTAATAGATGCGTTTTCATGAGTTGTTTTCGGTCAGTTGGCTACCTTTTTGTTTTTCTTGTCAAAACTGAATGTGCGGGAAAGGTTAAACCCGTAATGGATGTCGCCCTTGCCCCAGCTGCCGGCCGTTTCTCCTATAAATTGCTTTTCGATCATGCCGAGCGAATTGGTAAAGTGCAACTGGAAAACGTGGCCACCGGTTTCAATGTCAACCCCGAACGACATGGAATCATAATAAGGGGCAGTGACCGTGTTTTTCTCACGCGCTGTATAAAAATACTCCCCATTCAAAGAAACGCGTTTCGACAACTTGAACCTTCCGCCGATACCCAGCGCCAGCAGCACTTTTTCATCTCCCAAAACCTCGGGTTTGTTGCGGTGCAGGAATGTGGGCGAAAGTTGTAAAGAAAGCCTTTCCCCAAATTTGCGGGCAATGAGCACCTGAGCGGAATAATAAAGTTTATCCTGAAATTCCAGCTCCTTATTGACCGTCGCGACGCCGGTTCCACCAAAAAGCGTTACCGAAACGGGAATGTTCCTTACACCTTCGCTTTGTTTCAGCACTTTTAGTTTACCAAAAAAATCGTAAACCTTTTGCGAAGTGCTCCTGCCTACCCCGATCATGAAATCGTCTGTAATGCCATATTCAAAGCCCATTCGCATAGTGGCCTGATCCAGTCCGAAAAATTGGTAAGCACCCGAATTAAGGCGGCCGAAACGGTGCGAGATCCGGAAATCCAGATGCTTCTTTTTCATCGTTTCAACAGAATGCCCGTTGACCACACGCGTGGATTTAAATATGGCAGAAACAGGCACGGTTACCATGCTATCCTGCTTCGAAAGTTCACTTAGCAGGTCATCCTGGGCATAGAGAACCGTTGTTGAACAAGTCAACATCATCATTAGGCGGAGTAATTTCATTGTTTTTGGGCAGTTAGGCTGTAACTGTTAATGTGTTGCCGTCGGTGGACAGGGCCGTTTTATAAGCTTTTAATGCATTGGTAGCCGGGCCTTGCGTCACAGCGCCGGTAAGGGCAAATTCGGACTGGTGCGTTGGGCATTGAATGTTGTTAGGTCCCGACTGGTATCGAACCGGATTCCCCTCATGCGTGCAGATTTTAGATAAAGCAACATACTGGTTGGTGGACGTAAATGCCACCAGAACATCCCCATAAATGTCGTACTGACCAGCCGTTTTCAGCTTTTTGGTCGCGTCATTGGTCAGGTCAATTGTGAAGTTGATTGCAGAGCCTGTCGTCGTGCCGGTAACCCCTGTGCCGCCGCCACCACCAGGATTTGGCTCTGGATCATCGTCGCTGGACCCACAGGCTGTCATGGTTGTACCAAGGCAATAAAACGCCATAAGTGTGGAAGTGCTTAGCCCGAGACTTCTCAGAAATTCACCTCTCTTCATTTTGTCTTCTTTAACGTTCTCCATAGTGAATAATAAATTAGTAGATACAATTCGGGTATGCGGCACTATTTAAAGGCGGGTGTATAGCGCAATGATATCCACATTCCTACCGTCGTGAGATTGACTTTTCCATAACCGACGCCTTTTACCGGAATACGGATGTAAGGTTCAGCCACAAGGGATAATTTCTTTGTAATCGTGCGTTCGTAGCCAACAGATGCATTGATATGGCTTAGTAAAAACCAGCCCGTTTTGCCATTCCAA
Coding sequences:
- a CDS encoding TonB-dependent receptor, producing MYEKNLGTKQKALRINLDRRIYGSFAEIGAGQETAAYFFKAGGASGTVAKTMSAYDMTFSDAIYGTEEGGRYVVESRLMKMLNREYNLVEKRLSEKRGEESQFFAFANTVVALNFQKTNESHGWIGLQFQLSPMGPTNYVVIHVRMRDDENILQQQALGIIGVNLMYGCFFYYKSPETLLLSLMDDLTTDRIEIDMVRFSGPDFAKVDNRLMSLRLVKNGFTDAALFGSDGGVLQPSEALYKKHILMMRGRLRPITNVHIDLISNGQKQFLDEEDVDESKVVLISELTLHNLKSGDRDIDEKDFLDRVDILCSLGHMVMISNHHEYFRLVAYLSRLTKLKAGLLLGSPSLQDIFEEKHYQSLPGGILESFATLFSRKVKLFIYPTLQPDGSVYSCANFVVPDHLRPLFQYLVINDKIEDIVNYNKEHMHITTDSVLEKIKRGEPGWEQLVPENVAKIIKEKSLFGLPNEDNYEDTVKQIHQAVGNL
- a CDS encoding gamma-glutamylcyclotransferase family protein, which encodes MDAQATYLFTYGTLMRGFDNPFAERLHNNSVFEGTGHFPGMLYLISWYPGAIFDANALSNVHGEIYRLSPQEALLMELDDYEDVFEDENSSLYLRKTVAITKENGGTVDCWVYLYNQPVSGLPLIEEGCFKRWG
- a CDS encoding type III pantothenate kinase; the protein is MLLAVDVGNTDTVFGLYHSDDWEYIWRMRSLPQENESHYESRLRLHFLEAGLWFGDVDTVVLSSVVPAMTPIIQKVLRSMFGDEIIVVGPDIYPDLSIAIEHPHEIGADLIANSVAVMTRYRENCVVVDFGTALTFTTVSKDRKILGVAILPGLMTAVKALFANTAQLPEVPLVLPKTAIGKNTTEAIQAGILLGYEGLVKSLLQRIRQEMGGECIAVATGGLSSIIETLQDEFVEIDSNLTLDGLRIIGQRLNPSA
- a CDS encoding glycoside hydrolase family 2 TIM barrel-domain containing protein, coding for MHRFYRYWFGLLAAFLFCNSFKSHAQPVPEWQDPQVFNINTEKPRADFLPYPDEKSALSADKKASSVRSLNGTWKFKWASHPSKAIPNFFDPNVQDASWDNIPVPSNWQVIGAREGRKYDHPVFTNSNPSFKATPPRINADTNAVGMYRTTFTVSEDVKSKQIFLHFAGVQSACYVWLNGVAIGYHEDGMTPFEFDITEDVKSGLNHLAVQVISWSDGSHLENQNHWRLSGIFRDVNLLVRPKVILTDFTVRTLLDANQEHATLKLSAFVKNYTEQAIHAHQILFTLYDANKSVVVTPVSQMVGTLDPAKEGAVRVDIPIPNPVKWTAETPYLYTLSVQLMNSDGKVLEATSQPVGFREIKMKGDQLLVNGKAVTLRGVNRHEFDAETGQAISRESMIKDISLMKQHNINAVRTSHYPNASEWYELCDQYGLYVIDEANIESQNPVGQNIALADMPQWRSAFLARGNAMIERDKNHPSVIIWSLGNELKTGKNFADMADYINLADPTRPINKHPTIQAGFGLNWADQGLKLKKPDGTSYWEFFNDSENARAVGLVNPDRMPKPELNEIKKVYQFVKFESPDTMRAGEKTVSILNNYDFLPLNVLELVWSVQENGKVIGKPGVISNLNAASRQRQQVSIPYELPATQKQGAEYFLNISIRLKDGTTWAPKGHEVAWHQIAIVKPQQPAPVLSLYNEKPLRVAQISAGRVAITGQDFAVTFDKKEGMISFKNKRDEMLQTSSDTLETTNSEIKTQRLTPTVYKVTINKILRSNAAEVAVTSEYIVYATGDIYIKNTFSPANSGHSIMKSSPHLSMLATFNKTQWYGSDSYTSQNANGKIGLYSGTVAGTHFTNIMPLANGKSTNVRWTTITNPEGIGLLAVSDTAYNVNVPDYTKKDQSAAGQDRKTLAGETTFSYAFRLKPIDNTSNIEQISAYTLPYSGQESGSTLAAGIGDDPDAVEADLVEEETVAPVKKPVKKAVVRKAPVRKKPASRKKSSRRRRR
- a CDS encoding YceI family protein, whose product is MKTHLLAMVFVTMITSALPFQPVLAQGMFATSTGNTKFSSETPLENVNAENKKSQVILNTANNELAVRMNMREFVFPNKLMQEHFNENYIESAKYPNATFSGKVDNAPDYTKDGQYDVSATGKFTVHGVTKERTIKGKMKIEAGKITISSDFEVPLTDHKIEVPKVVFVKIAQVISVKAQYVLAPK
- a CDS encoding DUF5777 family beta-barrel protein, whose product is MKLLRLMMMLTCSTTVLYAQDDLLSELSKQDSMVTVPVSAIFKSTRVVNGHSVETMKKKHLDFRISHRFGRLNSGAYQFFGLDQATMRMGFEYGITDDFMIGVGRSTSQKVYDFFGKLKVLKQSEGVRNIPVSVTLFGGTGVATVNKELEFQDKLYYSAQVLIARKFGERLSLQLSPTFLHRNKPEVLGDEKVLLALGIGGRFKLSKRVSLNGEYFYTAREKNTVTAPYYDSMSFGVDIETGGHVFQLHFTNSLGMIEKQFIGETAGSWGKGDIHYGFNLSRTFSFDKKNKKVAN
- a CDS encoding QcrA and Rieske domain-containing protein, whose product is MENVKEDKMKRGEFLRSLGLSTSTLMAFYCLGTTMTACGSSDDDPEPNPGGGGGTGVTGTTTGSAINFTIDLTNDATKKLKTAGQYDIYGDVLVAFTSTNQYVALSKICTHEGNPVRYQSGPNNIQCPTHQSEFALTGAVTQGPATNALKAYKTALSTDGNTLTVTA